Proteins from a single region of Sphingopyxis sp. BSN-002:
- a CDS encoding amidohydrolase family protein — translation MYGFDLVIKNGTIIDGTRFPRFRSDIGIRDGKIARIGHIADPGSARVVDADGLIVAPGHIDTHTHYDAQIFWDPTCSNAGENGITTVVTGNCGFGFAPVHVRDRERAMLMMETTEQVPAIQMQTALPWSWETFPELVEAMRRTPKAVNLTMFLPLNAVMFYVMGEDAKHRRPTAAEINTIKGLIHEAMDAGACGLSLSFMGHENNHVDVDGSPMPTDIMYPDDAVAMASALKDRQEGIIQVISQIGPVGDRSISEKLARETGRPILHNVFSVSEYTPDLHRQSMAWLDAMNEEDGVEMYAATVICRAWNETELFNSPGCSLDALDVYRELTFCKDPADKRAKLLDPEFRRRFNESYDPVMFEATAGGLADYTVIGMGEGSNDAKGYLGKTLGEIAAAEGKTEVDAFIDTALESDLRIELKTPGIAIDPAKVADLLSNGRVLAGASDGGAHTKNFSGGQWTTDLILWLVRDNDFLSLEEMHYRLSYQPARAMGIKDRGALLEGMAADILVYDLAELYFDQDRFDVVHDQPGGDWRRKARAGGYRQIFVNGEQTFERDRPVGATPGVYLGDGVPRPQIARAA, via the coding sequence ATGTACGGATTCGACCTCGTCATCAAGAACGGGACGATCATCGACGGCACGCGCTTTCCGCGCTTCAGGTCCGACATCGGGATCAGGGACGGGAAAATTGCACGGATCGGGCACATCGCCGATCCCGGCAGCGCGCGCGTGGTCGATGCGGACGGACTGATCGTCGCTCCCGGCCATATCGACACCCACACCCATTATGACGCGCAGATTTTCTGGGATCCGACGTGCTCGAACGCCGGCGAGAACGGTATCACCACCGTCGTGACCGGCAATTGCGGCTTCGGCTTCGCTCCCGTCCATGTAAGGGATCGCGAGCGCGCGATGCTCATGATGGAAACGACCGAACAGGTTCCCGCGATCCAGATGCAGACCGCCCTCCCCTGGTCGTGGGAAACCTTCCCCGAGCTCGTCGAGGCGATGCGGCGGACGCCCAAGGCGGTGAACCTCACCATGTTCCTGCCGCTCAACGCGGTGATGTTCTATGTGATGGGCGAGGATGCGAAGCACCGCCGCCCGACCGCGGCCGAGATCAATACGATCAAGGGGCTGATCCACGAGGCGATGGACGCCGGCGCGTGCGGCCTGTCGCTTAGCTTCATGGGGCACGAGAACAACCATGTCGACGTCGACGGATCGCCGATGCCGACCGACATCATGTATCCCGACGATGCCGTCGCGATGGCGAGCGCGCTGAAGGACCGGCAGGAAGGGATCATCCAGGTCATCTCGCAGATCGGCCCGGTCGGCGACCGGAGCATCAGCGAAAAGCTGGCGCGCGAGACCGGCCGCCCGATCCTGCACAACGTGTTCTCGGTCAGCGAATACACCCCCGACCTCCACCGCCAGAGCATGGCGTGGCTGGACGCGATGAACGAAGAGGACGGCGTCGAGATGTACGCCGCGACGGTGATCTGCCGCGCGTGGAACGAGACCGAACTCTTCAACTCGCCCGGCTGCTCGCTCGACGCGCTCGACGTCTATCGCGAGCTGACCTTCTGCAAGGATCCGGCCGACAAGCGCGCCAAGCTGCTCGATCCCGAATTCCGCCGCCGTTTCAACGAGAGCTATGACCCAGTGATGTTCGAGGCGACCGCGGGCGGGCTCGCCGACTATACGGTGATCGGAATGGGCGAAGGCTCGAACGACGCCAAGGGCTATCTCGGCAAGACATTGGGCGAGATCGCCGCGGCCGAAGGCAAGACCGAGGTTGACGCCTTCATCGACACCGCACTCGAAAGCGACCTGCGGATCGAACTCAAGACTCCCGGCATCGCGATCGACCCCGCAAAGGTCGCCGACCTGCTGTCGAACGGGCGCGTCCTCGCGGGGGCCTCGGACGGCGGCGCGCACACCAAGAATTTCAGCGGAGGCCAGTGGACCACCGACCTGATCCTGTGGCTGGTACGCGACAATGACTTCCTCTCGCTCGAGGAAATGCACTACCGTCTTTCCTATCAGCCCGCGCGCGCGATGGGCATCAAGGATCGCGGCGCGCTGCTCGAAGGCATGGCGGCCGACATTCTCGTCTATGATCTGGCCGAGCTGTATTTCGACCAGGATCGGTTCGACGTCGTCCATGACCAGCCCGGCGGCGACTGGCGGCGCAAGGCGCGCGCCGGCGGATATCGCCAGATCTTCGTGAACGGCGAGCAGACGTTCGAGCGCGACCGCCCGGTCGGCGCGACGCCCGGCGTCTATCTGGGCGATGGCGTGCCCCGCCCGCAGATCGCCCGCGCCGCCTGA
- a CDS encoding TetR/AcrR family transcriptional regulator, whose protein sequence is MMDNELETDVARRTQARILDAANQVIAKVGYKRLRMEAVAKGSGITRQTIYNYFPNKQQLATAVLLREGALVNERAKENIPDDLEGEALLSAAVLALVDAARAMPIFEGLFEEGSMGYVNELAEHSQVIERMMHDYWAPVIERIAATGRVRGDISVERIEWWLSFVYRALLQRPAEDLDDRAGMDALVRDFLAPTVMAR, encoded by the coding sequence ATGATGGACAATGAACTTGAAACCGACGTCGCGCGCCGGACGCAGGCCCGCATATTGGACGCTGCGAATCAGGTGATCGCGAAGGTCGGGTACAAACGGTTGCGGATGGAAGCCGTCGCGAAGGGCTCGGGGATCACGCGCCAGACGATCTATAATTATTTCCCGAACAAGCAGCAGCTCGCGACCGCAGTACTGCTCCGCGAAGGCGCGCTGGTGAATGAGCGCGCGAAGGAAAATATTCCCGATGACCTGGAGGGCGAGGCGCTGCTATCGGCGGCGGTGCTCGCACTCGTCGATGCCGCTCGCGCCATGCCGATCTTCGAGGGCCTCTTCGAGGAAGGCTCAATGGGTTATGTCAACGAACTCGCCGAACATTCGCAGGTCATCGAGCGGATGATGCACGACTATTGGGCGCCGGTGATCGAGCGGATCGCCGCGACGGGACGGGTGCGGGGCGATATTTCGGTCGAGCGGATCGAATGGTGGCTGAGCTTCGTCTATCGCGCGCTGCTCCAGCGTCCCGCCGAGGATCTCGACGATCGTGCCGGAATGGATGCGCTGGTCCGCGACTTTCTGGCGCCGACGGTGATGGCGCGCTGA
- a CDS encoding SDR family oxidoreductase, with product MLQDRVILVVGGSTGIGRATAIACGQAGATVVVGARDRAKAEEVAGEAARAGAPRTLGLPVDVRTSEAVDAFVSTAADTFGRLDGAVNNAGIEGRMAPMHDLTDVDYADIMDVNARGIFFAMRAEIAAMGATGGAIVNVGSVGSFTGLVGQSVYAASKHAVWALTRSAAVENAGRGIRINMIAPAGTETPMLHRVLQGNEEAMRGAARMHPIGRFGTPEESAAAIVWLLSDAASFVCGQSIGVDGGYSATLGFNPQAALAD from the coding sequence ATGCTCCAGGACCGGGTCATTCTCGTCGTCGGCGGGTCGACGGGCATCGGACGCGCCACCGCCATCGCCTGCGGGCAGGCCGGTGCGACCGTCGTCGTCGGCGCCCGCGACCGCGCGAAAGCGGAAGAGGTCGCCGGCGAAGCTGCACGCGCCGGGGCGCCCCGGACGCTGGGGCTGCCGGTCGACGTGCGCACGTCGGAAGCGGTCGATGCATTCGTCTCGACGGCCGCCGACACCTTCGGTCGTCTCGACGGCGCGGTGAACAACGCAGGTATCGAGGGCCGCATGGCACCGATGCATGATCTCACCGACGTCGACTATGCGGACATCATGGATGTGAACGCGCGCGGCATCTTCTTTGCGATGCGTGCCGAGATCGCCGCGATGGGCGCCACGGGGGGCGCGATCGTCAATGTCGGGTCGGTCGGCTCGTTCACCGGGCTCGTCGGCCAGTCGGTCTATGCCGCGTCCAAACATGCCGTCTGGGCGCTTACCCGTTCAGCGGCGGTCGAAAACGCCGGGCGCGGGATCCGCATCAACATGATCGCCCCCGCCGGCACCGAGACCCCGATGCTTCACCGCGTGCTGCAGGGCAATGAGGAGGCGATGCGCGGCGCGGCAAGAATGCATCCGATCGGCCGGTTCGGCACGCCCGAAGAGAGCGCCGCAGCGATCGTCTGGCTGCTCTCCGACGCCGCTTCCTTCGTCTGCGGCCAGTCGATCGGAGTCGACGGCGGCTATTCGGCGACGCTCGGCTTCAACCCGCAGGCTGCGCTCGCCGACTAA
- a CDS encoding TetR family transcriptional regulator translates to MAEDLTDQPATAQRIVEAARSLMIERGLLEVSIADISERAGTNVALVSYYFGNREGLMIAIIEGDARRASGHLERLLAADIAPTAKMEIHIKGLIEAYFERPYLNRLLQKLLREASPEASAKVGATFVRPVIEARRAIIADGIACGEFRAVDANLVSFAIDGACAHLFSSVQSRHTILGDGSLDHDLVERYATTVSELIVGGLLAR, encoded by the coding sequence ATGGCCGAGGATCTGACCGACCAGCCGGCGACGGCGCAGCGCATCGTCGAGGCGGCGCGCAGCCTGATGATTGAGCGCGGGCTGCTCGAGGTGTCGATCGCCGACATTTCGGAGCGGGCCGGCACCAACGTTGCGCTCGTCAGCTATTATTTCGGCAACCGCGAAGGGCTGATGATCGCGATCATCGAGGGCGATGCACGGCGCGCCTCGGGGCATCTTGAACGCCTGCTAGCCGCGGATATTGCTCCGACGGCGAAGATGGAAATCCATATCAAGGGATTGATCGAGGCTTATTTCGAGCGGCCTTATCTCAATCGCCTGCTCCAGAAGCTGCTGCGCGAAGCGTCGCCCGAAGCCTCGGCAAAGGTCGGCGCGACCTTTGTCCGGCCGGTGATCGAGGCACGGCGAGCGATCATAGCCGACGGCATCGCGTGCGGCGAGTTTCGCGCGGTCGACGCCAACCTGGTCAGCTTTGCGATCGACGGCGCCTGCGCGCATCTTTTCTCGTCGGTGCAGTCGCGGCACACGATCCTTGGCGACGGTTCGCTCGATCACGACCTCGTCGAACGCTATGCCACGACGGTAAGCGAACTGATCGTCGGCGGGCTGCTCGCGCGTTAG
- a CDS encoding molybdopterin-dependent oxidoreductase, which yields MASEAPIRTETTSFCRLCEAFCGTVIAIEDGRPVKLSPDRDNPHTQGHICVKGAAIVDVANDPDRVLRPLKRIGGPGEFAEVSWDEALDDITARLKAIIDTDGPEAVATYFGNPGAFSTDTFMSSQWFLQRIGSTKFYAAGSQDSTSRHLASWILYGVAFRNAIPDLPHCDFLIITGANPLVSHGGLLTAPRMRHDLDAIAERGRVIVIDPRRTETAKRYEHVAIQPDADAWLHAAMLKVMIGAEVVDEAFLAAHCTGWDDLRDAVMQVDLDEATAATGVPRGTIEQLALDFAAAPRAAMYGRVGLCRGRFSTIANLLLDAINIAGGKFGKPGGSTFGAFPLAEGAEPLSGYGEHRTRIGDLPVVAGLMPAAALPDDILEPGDGRVRAMMVIAGNPVLSAPGGERLERALESLALLFSVDLYVTETNRFAHYILPAATFLEKDDIPLIGLSHMVRPYIQYARAAVPPMGEAREEKAIFDDLVARMGLGSIAPTPGLRWLERQGMSITPLTLVEIALRYGPLGKQRGDDALSFAKLAEMPHGTMLDLPLTYDGWAGHIATEDRKIRLWHPIVADEFARFAAQQSPTGSDGRLKLFSQRKLKSMNSWMHNPEKLARSQEPALLVHPADAARYGLSDGGQASVANEHGAVEVAVEVTEDVVEGAVCYPHGWGHNGGWRHANTLPGANINLLLGLGPEAVELVSGTTFIDGIPVTVTPIAA from the coding sequence TTGGCTAGCGAAGCCCCGATTCGAACCGAGACGACAAGCTTTTGTCGGCTGTGCGAGGCCTTTTGCGGCACCGTGATCGCGATCGAGGATGGCCGACCGGTCAAACTCTCCCCCGACCGCGACAATCCGCACACGCAGGGGCATATCTGCGTCAAGGGTGCGGCGATCGTCGACGTCGCGAACGATCCCGACCGCGTGCTGCGACCGTTGAAACGCATCGGCGGTCCCGGCGAATTCGCCGAGGTATCGTGGGACGAAGCCCTCGACGATATCACCGCGCGACTGAAGGCGATCATCGACACCGACGGGCCGGAGGCGGTCGCGACCTATTTCGGCAATCCCGGCGCCTTTTCGACCGACACTTTCATGTCGAGCCAGTGGTTCCTGCAACGGATCGGGAGCACCAAATTCTATGCGGCGGGATCGCAGGACAGTACCTCGCGCCACCTCGCGAGCTGGATCCTCTATGGCGTCGCCTTTCGCAACGCGATTCCCGACCTGCCGCATTGCGATTTCCTGATCATAACGGGCGCCAACCCTTTGGTATCGCACGGTGGCCTGCTCACCGCGCCGCGGATGCGACACGACCTCGACGCCATTGCCGAACGCGGGCGCGTGATCGTGATCGACCCGCGCCGGACCGAAACCGCGAAGCGTTACGAGCATGTCGCGATCCAGCCCGATGCCGACGCGTGGCTTCACGCGGCAATGCTCAAGGTGATGATCGGCGCGGAGGTCGTCGACGAAGCCTTCCTCGCCGCGCATTGCACCGGCTGGGACGATCTGCGCGATGCCGTAATGCAGGTCGATCTCGACGAGGCGACAGCGGCCACCGGCGTCCCGCGCGGCACCATCGAACAACTTGCACTCGACTTCGCCGCCGCGCCGCGTGCCGCGATGTACGGCCGCGTCGGCCTGTGCCGTGGCCGCTTCTCGACGATTGCCAACCTGCTGCTCGACGCGATCAACATTGCCGGCGGCAAGTTCGGCAAGCCGGGCGGGTCGACCTTCGGCGCCTTTCCGCTCGCCGAAGGCGCCGAACCGCTGTCGGGCTATGGCGAGCATCGCACGCGCATCGGCGACCTGCCGGTCGTTGCGGGCCTGATGCCGGCCGCTGCGCTGCCCGACGACATATTGGAACCCGGCGACGGCCGGGTCCGCGCCATGATGGTCATCGCCGGCAATCCCGTCCTGTCGGCGCCGGGGGGCGAGCGGCTCGAAAGGGCACTCGAGTCGCTCGCCCTCCTCTTCTCGGTCGATCTCTATGTGACCGAGACGAACCGCTTCGCGCACTATATCCTGCCCGCCGCCACCTTCCTCGAAAAGGACGATATTCCGCTGATCGGGCTGTCGCACATGGTGCGGCCCTATATCCAGTACGCCCGCGCCGCGGTGCCGCCGATGGGCGAGGCACGCGAGGAAAAGGCGATTTTCGACGATCTCGTCGCGCGCATGGGGCTCGGCTCGATCGCGCCGACCCCGGGCCTGCGCTGGCTGGAGCGGCAGGGCATGTCGATCACGCCGCTGACCCTCGTCGAAATCGCCCTTCGATACGGGCCGCTCGGCAAACAGCGCGGCGACGATGCGCTGAGCTTCGCGAAACTGGCGGAGATGCCGCACGGCACGATGCTCGACCTGCCGCTCACCTATGATGGCTGGGCCGGACATATCGCCACCGAGGATCGCAAGATCCGCCTCTGGCACCCGATCGTCGCCGACGAATTCGCACGCTTCGCGGCGCAGCAGTCCCCGACCGGCAGCGATGGAAGGCTGAAGCTGTTCAGCCAGCGCAAACTCAAGTCGATGAACAGCTGGATGCACAATCCCGAAAAGCTGGCGCGATCGCAGGAGCCCGCACTGCTCGTCCACCCCGCCGACGCAGCGCGATACGGCCTCAGCGATGGCGGCCAGGCCAGCGTAGCGAACGAACATGGCGCCGTCGAAGTCGCGGTCGAAGTGACCGAAGATGTGGTCGAGGGTGCGGTCTGCTATCCGCACGGATGGGGTCACAATGGCGGCTGGCGCCATGCCAACACCCTGCCCGGCGCGAACATCAACCTGTTGCTCGGGCTCGGGCCGGAAGCGGTCGAGCTCGTCTCGGGAACGACGTTCATCGACGGCATCCCGGTAACGGTCACCCCGATCGCCGCCTGA
- a CDS encoding TonB-dependent receptor, translating into MRKAVLMASVAIATVSVSPAWAEESPAPAAEGGTTTDSGGLVDIVVTAQRRSENLQKVPVVVTAVEPEVLEARNVSTLQDLPKLTPSLTVQNQASNVTPFIRGVGSTVTGAGQAASVATYVDGVYISTLTSAAFDLDNVEQVQVLEGPQGALYGRNATGGAIVVTTKTPRPGDPISGRFRAGYGNYDNREASGIISGGLGDMFAFSVNGSIRKRDGYIRNLNAPGVGATNDDFYDRDSKSIGAVLVFKPSEQFNLVLRAQHFESDDRSGQGYQAVGLDIDVGGTGLNGSQLYYAGLLQSFGVSAGDAMTAAANLRFSTKHGATYDNEANGSTRGVLRPGPAGSFVQLNTETYSAKATLDLGSVELSSLTAYQTAQSLSATEVLFADPTSYPVGFQGGSVGFTGDFPSRTWQQEFQIASVDSPVQWIAGVVYLDAAGDVLLTGDLPPLSALTADNRWQNKSVAGFGQITVPITERLSVTAGGRYTDEKYTSNDFISLTDPRNVFGTPNQGRQVLKGSKFTYTGRIQYDTGDLLLYAGVSTGFKGATLSNTNLLSPGVTPETITSFEGGAKIRLSPDARLNLGAFHYDYGNIHIAYTDSASGSNILVNGTGAKITGAQYDLLWQVSPMFTLRSNGLVLDTSYDRDVQSAGGAGVLFIKGNRLAGAPKFVLSIGADVKYPVGDGELKLSVDASHNDGYYFDAENLTGTGGATARSMQLVDASLTYTAPDDRWLVSLFAANITDEKYFDSGLPISGLVRNARAAPPATYGVRVGFNF; encoded by the coding sequence ATGCGTAAGGCTGTTCTGATGGCCAGTGTCGCCATCGCCACTGTGAGCGTTTCGCCGGCTTGGGCGGAGGAGTCTCCGGCGCCGGCCGCGGAAGGCGGTACGACGACCGACAGCGGGGGCTTGGTCGATATCGTCGTGACCGCGCAGCGCCGGTCCGAGAACCTCCAGAAAGTTCCCGTTGTGGTGACCGCCGTCGAGCCCGAAGTGCTCGAGGCGCGCAACGTCTCGACCCTGCAAGACCTGCCGAAGCTGACGCCGTCGCTGACCGTCCAGAATCAGGCGAGCAACGTCACGCCCTTCATCCGCGGCGTCGGCTCGACCGTCACCGGGGCGGGGCAGGCGGCCAGCGTCGCGACCTATGTCGACGGGGTCTATATCTCGACGCTGACGAGCGCGGCCTTCGACCTCGACAATGTCGAACAGGTCCAGGTCCTCGAAGGGCCGCAGGGTGCGCTTTACGGCCGCAACGCGACCGGCGGTGCGATCGTCGTGACGACGAAGACGCCGCGACCGGGCGATCCGATCTCGGGCCGCTTCCGCGCCGGTTACGGCAATTACGACAATCGCGAAGCGTCGGGGATCATTTCGGGCGGGCTTGGCGACATGTTCGCTTTCTCGGTCAACGGGTCGATCCGCAAGCGCGACGGCTATATCCGGAATCTGAATGCGCCGGGCGTCGGGGCCACGAACGACGACTTCTACGACCGCGATTCCAAGTCGATCGGGGCGGTCCTCGTCTTCAAGCCGTCCGAACAGTTCAATCTGGTGCTGCGTGCGCAGCATTTCGAATCCGACGATCGGTCGGGGCAGGGCTATCAGGCGGTCGGGCTGGACATCGACGTCGGCGGCACCGGGCTCAACGGGTCGCAGCTCTATTATGCCGGGCTGCTGCAAAGCTTCGGCGTTTCCGCCGGCGATGCGATGACCGCGGCTGCAAACCTGCGCTTCAGCACCAAGCACGGCGCGACCTATGACAATGAAGCAAATGGTTCGACGCGCGGTGTCCTGCGTCCGGGACCGGCGGGATCGTTCGTGCAGCTCAATACGGAGACCTATTCGGCGAAGGCCACGCTCGACCTCGGTTCGGTCGAGCTGAGTTCGCTGACCGCATATCAGACGGCGCAATCGCTGTCGGCGACCGAAGTGTTGTTCGCTGACCCGACAAGCTATCCGGTCGGTTTCCAGGGCGGATCGGTCGGCTTCACCGGCGATTTCCCGTCGCGGACCTGGCAGCAGGAGTTCCAGATCGCATCGGTGGATTCGCCCGTTCAGTGGATCGCGGGTGTCGTCTATCTCGACGCCGCCGGCGACGTCCTGCTCACCGGCGACCTGCCGCCGCTGTCGGCGCTGACCGCCGACAACCGCTGGCAGAACAAATCGGTCGCCGGCTTCGGCCAGATCACCGTGCCGATCACCGAGCGGCTCAGCGTCACCGCCGGCGGCCGCTACACCGACGAGAAATATACCAGCAACGACTTCATCTCGCTGACCGACCCGCGCAACGTGTTCGGTACCCCGAACCAGGGGCGGCAGGTGCTCAAGGGATCGAAGTTCACCTATACCGGCCGTATCCAGTATGACACCGGCGACCTGCTGCTCTACGCCGGGGTTTCGACCGGGTTCAAGGGCGCGACGCTCTCGAACACCAACCTTCTCAGCCCCGGCGTGACGCCCGAGACGATCACCTCGTTCGAGGGCGGCGCGAAAATCCGCCTGTCGCCCGACGCGCGGCTCAATCTCGGCGCCTTCCACTACGACTATGGCAATATCCATATCGCCTATACGGACTCGGCGAGCGGATCGAACATCCTCGTCAACGGCACCGGTGCCAAGATCACCGGCGCGCAATATGACCTGCTGTGGCAGGTGTCGCCGATGTTCACGCTGCGCTCGAACGGGCTGGTGCTCGACACCAGCTACGACCGCGACGTGCAATCGGCGGGCGGGGCAGGGGTGCTCTTCATCAAGGGCAACCGGCTCGCCGGCGCTCCGAAGTTCGTGCTGTCGATCGGCGCCGACGTCAAATATCCGGTCGGCGACGGCGAACTGAAGCTGTCGGTCGATGCGTCGCACAACGACGGCTATTATTTCGATGCCGAGAATCTGACCGGCACGGGCGGCGCGACCGCGCGGAGCATGCAGCTTGTCGACGCCAGCCTGACCTATACCGCGCCCGACGATCGCTGGCTGGTGTCGCTGTTCGCGGCGAACATCACCGACGAGAAATATTTCGACAGCGGCCTGCCGATCAGCGGCCTTGTCCGCAATGCGCGTGCGGCGCCGCCGGCAACCTATGGCGTGCGCGTCGGGTTCAACTTCTGA